In Nitrospiraceae bacterium, one DNA window encodes the following:
- the thrS gene encoding threonine--tRNA ligase yields the protein MYRHSTSHIMAHAVKELFPKAKLAIGPAIDEGFYYDFDIDTPFSSEDLAKIEKKMADIIKNNIPFAKKIVSKKEAIKIFTNNKEDYKIELLNEIKDENVTIYEEGGFVDLCRGPHAASTGIIKAFKLLSVAGAYWRGNEKNKMLQRIYGTSYTNEKELKKYLDFLEEVKKRDHRKLGKELDLFSLSEEIGPGLVLWHPNGSIIRKTIEDFWRNEHLKAGYKMLYSPHIAKLNLWKTSGHVDFYKDNMYSPMEIDGVEYELKPMNCPFHIEVYKSSLRSYRELPIRYAELGTVYRYERSGVLHGLMRVRGFTQDDAHVFCMEEQIEDEILKILNFTLFVLNTFGFDSYDVYLSTRPEKYVGTLESWDRATNALKQALDKKGLSYQIDPGEGVFYGPKIDIKIKDSLNRAWQCSTIQVDFNNPERFNINFRGSDGGEHRPIMIHRALMGSLERFFGVLIEHYAGAFPLWLAPVQVKILTIAERHTDYAQEIVHLLNERGIRSEIDCDNEKIGYKIREATIRKVPYLVIIGDKESAEKKITIRKRNGENSGPFTIDEFIGIINELLKSRK from the coding sequence ATTTACAGGCACAGCACCTCGCATATAATGGCGCATGCTGTTAAAGAGCTGTTTCCAAAAGCAAAACTTGCAATAGGTCCTGCTATCGATGAAGGTTTCTATTATGATTTTGATATAGACACTCCATTTTCTTCTGAAGACCTTGCGAAGATCGAAAAAAAGATGGCAGATATAATAAAGAACAACATTCCTTTTGCTAAAAAGATTGTTTCTAAAAAAGAAGCCATCAAGATATTCACCAATAACAAAGAAGACTACAAGATCGAACTTCTTAATGAAATAAAAGATGAAAATGTCACTATATATGAAGAAGGTGGTTTTGTAGACTTGTGCCGCGGGCCGCATGCTGCTTCAACAGGAATAATAAAGGCTTTTAAGCTGTTGAGTGTTGCCGGTGCATACTGGAGAGGCAATGAAAAGAATAAAATGCTTCAGAGGATTTACGGCACGTCTTATACAAACGAAAAGGAACTTAAAAAATATCTCGATTTTCTTGAAGAAGTAAAAAAGAGAGACCATAGAAAACTCGGTAAAGAGTTGGACTTGTTCAGCCTGAGCGAAGAGATTGGCCCCGGACTGGTTTTATGGCATCCTAACGGCTCGATAATAAGAAAGACGATAGAAGATTTTTGGAGGAATGAACATCTTAAAGCAGGCTACAAGATGCTCTATTCACCGCATATAGCAAAACTGAATCTCTGGAAGACAAGCGGACATGTCGATTTTTATAAAGACAACATGTATTCTCCGATGGAGATAGACGGAGTTGAATATGAGCTTAAGCCTATGAACTGTCCTTTCCATATTGAGGTCTATAAGAGTTCCTTAAGAAGTTACCGCGAACTCCCGATAAGATATGCTGAACTTGGCACTGTTTACAGATATGAGCGTTCAGGTGTTCTGCACGGTCTTATGAGGGTACGTGGTTTTACTCAGGACGATGCGCATGTCTTCTGCATGGAAGAACAGATAGAAGATGAGATACTTAAGATACTGAATTTTACGCTGTTTGTTTTAAATACTTTTGGATTTGATTCATACGATGTTTATCTTTCAACAAGACCTGAAAAGTATGTCGGTACTCTTGAAAGCTGGGACAGGGCGACAAATGCATTAAAACAGGCTCTGGATAAAAAAGGGCTGTCTTATCAAATAGACCCAGGAGAAGGCGTGTTCTACGGGCCAAAGATAGATATTAAGATAAAAGATTCATTGAACAGGGCATGGCAGTGCAGCACAATCCAGGTTGATTTTAATAATCCGGAAAGATTTAATATAAATTTCAGAGGCAGCGACGGAGGAGAGCATAGACCCATAATGATACACCGCGCTCTGATGGGCTCACTTGAGAGGTTCTTCGGTGTTCTCATAGAGCATTATGCAGGCGCATTTCCTCTATGGCTTGCGCCTGTTCAGGTGAAAATACTCACGATCGCAGAAAGACACACTGACTATGCACAAGAAATTGTTCATCTGCTAAATGAACGAGGGATCAGGTCTGAGATCGATTGTGATAATGAAAAAATCGGCTATAAAATCAGAGAAGCCACTATCAGAAAAGTTCCGTATTTGGTTATAATAGGCGACAAAGAATCGGCTGAGAAGAAGATAACAATAAGAAAACGTAATGGAGAAAACTCAGGGCCATTTACAATTGATGAATTTATTGGGATAATAAACGAACTGCTGAAAAGCAGGAAATAG
- a CDS encoding metallophosphoesterase → MSIFLITFFSIYSLMHLYLFLKAKAALSFGLRTSIVFSIIMLLMITAPLIVRAFERAGHQSLALIMAYTGYIWLAAIFLFCSISSVMDFYRLLISIAEFISKKNLSFITLAPKSYFIISAAMSLMITFYGYFEAKNIRTEKIIIRTSKIPKEIGALRIVQISDVHLGLIIRDDRLKLILNKVKYADPDIFISTGDLVDGYMPKSNNLENMIAEINPRYGKFAITGNHEFYAGLKKAIQFTEKTGFKMLRDEAVNIAGIINIVGIDDPAGKLFNISKVITERELLSAGDNKNFTLLLKHRPAVDKNSIGLFDLQISGHVHKGQIFPFSILTWLYYPVHAGFSNISDISSLYVSRGTGTWGPPIRFLASPEVTVIELVSIDH, encoded by the coding sequence ATGAGCATTTTTTTAATAACTTTCTTTTCAATCTACTCTTTAATGCACTTATATCTTTTCCTTAAAGCAAAGGCTGCCCTATCTTTTGGATTAAGAACAAGCATTGTTTTTTCAATCATAATGCTGTTAATGATCACAGCTCCTCTTATTGTCCGTGCTTTTGAAAGAGCCGGACATCAGTCTTTAGCCTTGATTATGGCTTACACAGGATATATCTGGCTTGCTGCCATATTTCTTTTCTGTTCAATTTCATCTGTCATGGATTTTTATCGATTGTTAATAAGCATTGCAGAATTTATTTCAAAAAAAAATCTTTCTTTTATAACCCTCGCACCAAAGTCTTATTTCATAATCTCTGCGGCAATGTCACTGATGATTACTTTCTATGGCTATTTTGAGGCAAAAAATATACGAACCGAAAAAATAATAATAAGAACCTCCAAGATTCCAAAAGAGATCGGAGCCTTGAGAATAGTACAGATATCAGATGTACATCTGGGACTGATTATAAGAGACGATCGACTAAAGCTGATTCTGAACAAGGTTAAATATGCAGATCCTGACATCTTCATCTCAACAGGCGATCTTGTGGATGGGTACATGCCAAAATCCAATAATCTTGAAAACATGATTGCAGAAATTAATCCGAGATACGGAAAATTTGCAATAACAGGAAATCATGAATTCTATGCAGGACTTAAAAAAGCAATACAGTTTACAGAAAAGACAGGCTTCAAAATGCTCAGAGACGAGGCAGTTAACATTGCAGGAATAATTAATATTGTCGGCATAGACGATCCAGCAGGGAAACTCTTTAACATATCCAAAGTTATTACTGAAAGAGAGTTGCTCTCAGCCGGAGATAATAAAAACTTCACTTTATTACTCAAACACAGACCTGCTGTAGATAAAAATTCCATTGGCTTATTTGATTTACAGATCTCAGGCCACGTGCATAAAGGACAGATATTCCCATTCAGCATTCTGACATGGCTTTATTATCCTGTTCATGCGGGATTTTCAAATATCTCAGATATAAGTTCCTTGTATGTGAGCAGGGGCACAGGCACATGGGGACCGCCAATCAGATTTCTCGCATCGCCTGAAGTTACAGTCATAGAGCTTGTCTCGATTGATCACTAG
- a CDS encoding molybdopterin molybdotransferase MoeA, with the protein MRDMLGREEIITAEKALDIIFEKLSPLLPSESTLNIQDALCRILSKDIHSTEDLPSFARSTVDGYAVVSSDTFGATEGLPSYLNVAGEILMGTIPSAVINKNEAVKIATGGMLPVNADAVVMVEHTQSIDEKMIEVLKPAAPGENVIQKGEDIKKDELVLKKGHRLRPQDIGALAGLGITKVKIYDKPKVSIISTGDEIVSAASDANEGQVRDINSFNLSGLILEAGCEPAKQGIFRDEYSVIKKSVEDSLKTTDMVLITGGSSVGTRDMTAKIINDIGTPGVLFHGVSIKPGKPMIGGLINNKPVFGLPGHPAAITVCFQQFIEPVLKKLTGHEQKKIIDKKPFVIAKMSKNVSSSSGREDYIRVSLEKRNNEIWANPILGKSGLITTLVKADGIVVIPLMKLGLEQGESVEVRLFF; encoded by the coding sequence ATGCGCGACATGTTAGGAAGAGAAGAGATTATCACTGCTGAAAAAGCGCTCGATATTATTTTTGAAAAATTATCTCCTCTTCTGCCTTCCGAATCAACTCTCAATATACAAGATGCCTTGTGCAGGATTCTTTCCAAAGATATTCACTCAACTGAAGACCTTCCGTCTTTTGCACGTTCGACTGTTGACGGGTATGCAGTTGTATCATCAGATACATTTGGAGCAACAGAAGGACTGCCTTCCTATCTGAATGTCGCAGGTGAAATATTAATGGGCACAATCCCATCAGCAGTTATTAATAAAAATGAAGCGGTGAAAATTGCAACAGGAGGAATGCTTCCTGTCAATGCTGATGCTGTTGTTATGGTAGAACATACGCAGAGTATTGATGAAAAAATGATCGAGGTTTTAAAACCTGCTGCGCCGGGCGAAAATGTTATACAAAAAGGCGAGGACATAAAAAAAGATGAACTCGTGCTCAAAAAAGGACATAGGCTTAGACCACAGGACATAGGAGCTTTAGCAGGACTTGGGATAACAAAAGTAAAGATATACGATAAACCTAAGGTTTCTATTATTTCCACCGGTGACGAGATTGTCTCAGCAGCAAGTGATGCTAATGAAGGACAGGTAAGAGACATAAATTCATTTAATCTCTCAGGCTTGATACTTGAGGCCGGATGTGAACCTGCAAAGCAAGGCATATTTCGCGATGAATATTCTGTTATTAAAAAAAGCGTTGAGGACTCCTTGAAAACAACTGACATGGTTCTTATTACAGGCGGAAGCTCTGTTGGAACGCGTGATATGACAGCAAAGATAATAAATGATATTGGAACCCCGGGTGTGCTTTTTCACGGCGTTTCAATAAAACCCGGTAAACCAATGATAGGCGGTCTTATAAATAACAAACCGGTTTTCGGACTTCCGGGGCATCCTGCAGCCATCACTGTGTGTTTCCAACAGTTTATAGAACCTGTTTTGAAAAAACTTACAGGTCATGAACAAAAAAAAATAATAGACAAAAAGCCTTTTGTGATTGCAAAGATGTCCAAGAATGTATCATCGAGCTCCGGCAGGGAAGATTATATACGAGTCAGTCTTGAGAAAAGAAACAATGAAATATGGGCAAATCCCATACTTGGAAAATCCGGATTGATAACAACTCTTGTTAAGGCTGATGGGATTGTGGTAATACCATTAATGAAACTTGGATTAGAGCAGGGTGAATCAGTAGAAGTAAGATTGTTTTTTTAG
- a CDS encoding zinc dependent phospholipase C family protein, which yields MIKLLTIFLFIIVPSNALAWGPLTHIYLGSEVYYLGSLLPACVYALIRKYRNDFLYGNLMADMIVGKKYLPNEKSSHSWEVALNLFDSAKTHQQKAFAYGYLTHLAADTVAHKKLTNGRKNVSHTFLELKADSLVDKSYWFQAIAIDRKVQLRNDLFLEKSLERFVFSFKTNKRIFKSVVLLSGLHQKKFSSFMDRKFSINPKFKKEQIKKFHDESLYMMVDLLQNGRKSTVLKENPLGSHTYKKVHKLS from the coding sequence ATGATTAAGCTCCTGACGATTTTTTTATTTATTATTGTTCCTTCAAATGCATTAGCATGGGGACCATTAACACACATATACCTGGGCAGCGAAGTGTATTATCTTGGTTCTTTGCTTCCTGCATGTGTATATGCACTTATCAGAAAATACAGAAATGATTTTCTCTACGGCAATCTTATGGCCGACATGATTGTCGGTAAGAAATATCTTCCTAATGAAAAAAGTTCTCACAGCTGGGAAGTTGCACTCAATCTGTTTGACTCTGCAAAGACCCATCAGCAAAAGGCATTTGCGTATGGCTATTTAACTCATCTTGCAGCTGATACCGTTGCCCACAAAAAACTTACTAATGGAAGAAAAAATGTCAGTCACACATTCCTTGAACTTAAAGCAGACAGCCTTGTTGATAAAAGCTACTGGTTTCAGGCAATAGCGATAGATAGAAAAGTTCAGCTGAGAAACGATTTGTTTCTCGAAAAATCGCTCGAAAGATTTGTTTTTTCTTTTAAAACAAACAAGCGGATTTTTAAGAGTGTAGTTTTGCTGTCAGGTCTGCATCAAAAAAAGTTCAGTAGTTTTATGGACAGAAAATTTTCTATTAATCCGAAATTTAAAAAAGAACAGATAAAAAAATTTCATGATGAATCCTTGTACATGATGGTTGACCTTCTTCAAAATGGTCGTAAGTCAACTGTTCTGAAAGAAAATCCGCTTGGCAGTCATACATATAAGAAGGTACATAAGCTTTCTTGA
- a CDS encoding GYD domain-containing protein, with protein sequence MASYVILSTLTDEGRKTIKEKPERILEVNKELEKMGVKVKQQFAVLGPYDFVNIVEAPDNDAVMKMSVELGSRGSVQLLTLAAVPVENFIKNIK encoded by the coding sequence ATGGCAAGTTATGTTATCCTCAGCACTCTCACTGACGAAGGAAGAAAAACAATAAAGGAAAAACCCGAAAGAATACTTGAAGTAAATAAAGAACTGGAGAAAATGGGAGTGAAAGTAAAACAACAGTTTGCGGTTCTGGGTCCTTACGATTTTGTGAATATTGTCGAGGCGCCTGATAACGATGCAGTTATGAAAATGTCGGTAGAACTTGGTTCGAGAGGTTCAGTTCAGCTTCTTACGCTTGCTGCTGTTCCAGTGGAGAATTTTATAAAAAACATAAAGTGA
- the mtgA gene encoding monofunctional biosynthetic peptidoglycan transglycosylase: MRKINFKKIAAAIFILFIIPVVYFLVHPNISKLRKENPKKTSFMEYREEEWEKKGKHYNIQQEWIPLSQISPYLIKAVLIAEDDKFWSHEGFDYEALEKALEKDFKTGKFKAGGSTISQQLVKNLYLTPSKNPIRKIKEAILTWRIEKSLSKKRILELYLNVIEWGDNGIFGIQAASKYYYNKSASELAPMEAARLAVVLPNPKRYNPLSDSNYATSRANLIYEIMVKRGVVAPEFNGELNSGGRKENSDATTETPSWFTSPLGL, from the coding sequence ATGAGAAAGATAAATTTTAAAAAAATAGCTGCTGCAATTTTTATTTTATTTATTATTCCTGTTGTATATTTTCTTGTACATCCCAATATCTCCAAGCTCAGAAAAGAGAATCCAAAGAAAACGTCATTTATGGAGTACAGAGAAGAAGAATGGGAGAAAAAAGGAAAACATTATAATATTCAGCAGGAATGGATCCCGCTTTCTCAAATATCACCATATCTTATAAAAGCTGTTTTAATCGCAGAGGACGACAAATTCTGGAGTCATGAAGGTTTTGATTACGAGGCGCTGGAAAAGGCTCTTGAGAAAGATTTTAAGACAGGAAAATTCAAGGCAGGCGGAAGCACTATCTCACAACAGCTGGTAAAAAATCTTTACCTTACACCGTCAAAAAATCCGATTCGAAAGATTAAAGAAGCTATACTCACATGGAGAATAGAAAAAAGCCTTTCGAAAAAAAGAATACTTGAACTCTATCTTAATGTTATAGAGTGGGGCGATAACGGAATATTCGGAATTCAGGCAGCATCAAAATATTACTACAACAAATCTGCTTCAGAACTTGCTCCGATGGAAGCAGCGAGGCTTGCTGTGGTTTTGCCAAATCCAAAGAGATACAATCCATTGAGTGATTCAAATTATGCAACATCGAGGGCTAATCTTATCTATGAAATAATGGTAAAAAGGGGAGTAGTTGCACCTGAATTTAATGGTGAATTAAATTCAGGCGGCAGAAAAGAAAATTCCGATGCAACTACTGAAACCCCTTCTTGGTTCACAAGCCCATTGGGCCTATAA
- the thiD gene encoding bifunctional hydroxymethylpyrimidine kinase/phosphomethylpyrimidine kinase, producing the protein MKAALTIAGSDPTGGAGLQADIRVFKSLGIHGLSIPTALTAQNTMKVKSLSSIDKDFFAGQMDVLLEDIKPDALKTGMLFNKWIVEAVTERIKKYSLSNLVIDPVAVSSSGMSLADDNLISTVKDILIPIAAVITPNMYEASLLTGIGIKNENDMKKSARILKNMGTKAVIITGGHLKDSAVDLFYDGEEFKRFESEKIRGEFHGTGCAFSAAITVYLAKGYEIIEAVKMAKDYIDNAIKNAYFLGNGMGILNL; encoded by the coding sequence ATGAAAGCAGCTCTGACAATAGCAGGTTCTGATCCAACAGGCGGTGCAGGACTTCAGGCAGACATTAGAGTATTTAAGTCATTAGGTATTCATGGGCTTTCAATTCCAACAGCGCTTACAGCACAAAATACAATGAAAGTGAAATCTCTGTCATCCATCGATAAAGATTTTTTTGCAGGACAGATGGACGTGCTTCTGGAAGATATAAAACCTGATGCATTAAAAACAGGCATGCTTTTCAACAAATGGATCGTTGAGGCAGTTACTGAAAGAATAAAAAAATATTCGCTTAGCAATCTTGTGATAGATCCTGTTGCAGTGTCTTCTTCAGGAATGAGTCTTGCTGATGATAATTTAATTAGTACTGTCAAGGATATTCTGATTCCTATTGCTGCTGTGATCACTCCGAATATGTACGAGGCATCACTGCTGACAGGCATTGGCATAAAAAACGAAAATGACATGAAAAAGTCTGCAAGGATACTGAAAAACATGGGGACAAAAGCTGTTATAATAACAGGCGGACATTTAAAAGATTCAGCGGTTGATTTATTTTATGACGGTGAAGAATTTAAAAGATTTGAGTCTGAAAAAATAAGAGGAGAATTTCATGGCACTGGCTGCGCTTTTTCTGCAGCAATAACCGTTTATCTTGCAAAGGGATATGAGATTATTGAAGCAGTAAAGATGGCAAAGGATTATATTGACAATGCAATCAAAAATGCATATTTTCTAGGAAACGGCATGGGGATTTTAAACCTTTAA
- a CDS encoding DUF4388 domain-containing protein produces the protein MEHVLDSRYKNIKEYGFPEVFLGICNSKKTGTLHLKNWPAEKNIYIKNGKIIFASSNIEEDCLGISLLTKGKITVSQYYESIQILKKTGKQHGTILIEKGYLSKEEVTSAVKKHIEEIILGIFRWGGGYLFFEEAPFSIDESIILESEVSPLIYKGIKNIDSFPQIRNALPLSTVLHPSADSDKTIKKLKITSDEEKVLALLDGKRSILDILKYLRGNDLEILKFLYTLKTIGAAFEEDRHDTSREFLNDVTRPTNSPEILYKKGIELFMNRKFDQSTDIFHMAVDLNPQKAMYHFYLGLSFLNSSKFEEAERALLKAVEIEPFNDDFYTELGILYEKKGLCDKAKKTFEFALRINPHNERARESL, from the coding sequence ATGGAACATGTATTAGACAGCAGATATAAAAACATAAAGGAATATGGATTCCCTGAAGTGTTTCTGGGCATCTGTAATTCTAAAAAAACAGGAACTCTGCATCTTAAGAATTGGCCCGCTGAAAAGAATATTTATATCAAAAACGGAAAGATCATTTTTGCTTCATCAAATATTGAAGAAGATTGTCTGGGAATAAGCCTTCTTACAAAAGGCAAGATCACAGTAAGCCAGTATTATGAATCTATACAGATATTGAAAAAAACCGGCAAACAGCATGGGACAATACTGATAGAAAAAGGCTATCTGTCAAAAGAAGAAGTAACAAGCGCAGTAAAAAAACATATTGAGGAAATAATATTAGGGATATTCAGATGGGGAGGAGGCTATCTGTTTTTTGAAGAAGCTCCTTTCAGCATCGATGAGTCTATAATTCTCGAATCTGAAGTCTCCCCTTTAATATATAAAGGCATAAAGAACATAGACAGCTTCCCACAGATAAGAAATGCTCTTCCGTTGAGCACAGTTCTGCATCCTTCTGCTGACTCTGACAAAACAATAAAAAAATTAAAGATCACATCTGATGAAGAAAAAGTTTTAGCATTGCTGGACGGCAAACGAAGTATTCTGGACATTCTTAAATACTTGAGAGGAAACGATCTAGAGATACTTAAATTTTTATACACTCTAAAGACAATAGGTGCAGCTTTCGAAGAAGATCGCCATGATACAAGCAGAGAGTTTCTGAATGATGTTACGAGGCCTACAAACAGTCCTGAGATACTTTACAAAAAAGGGATCGAACTTTTCATGAACAGAAAATTTGACCAGTCAACCGATATTTTTCATATGGCAGTAGATTTAAATCCCCAGAAAGCAATGTATCATTTCTATCTTGGACTCTCTTTTCTTAATTCATCCAAGTTCGAAGAAGCTGAAAGGGCGCTGCTCAAAGCAGTCGAGATCGAACCATTCAATGATGATTTCTATACAGAGCTTGGGATTTTATATGAGAAAAAAGGTCTGTGCGACAAAGCAAAAAAAACTTTTGAGTTTGCTCTCAGGATCAATCCTCATAATGAAAGAGCAAGAGAATCTCTATAA